One region of Chelonoidis abingdonii isolate Lonesome George chromosome 14, CheloAbing_2.0, whole genome shotgun sequence genomic DNA includes:
- the LOC116824998 gene encoding olfactory receptor 6E1-like has protein sequence MENRTAVVEFILLGFTNDRRLQLLIFVVLLVAYLFTIAGNILIVSITLVDRRLQSPMYYFLQNFSLLEISFTSVIIPKALANMALGGQTISLTGCFAQSFLYFILGTTEFLLLAAMSFDRYVAICNPLQYTAIMSGQVCTLLALGSWIGGILIIIAPTIVLFQLPFCGPNVINHFFCDSTPLIKLACADTRLIECISFITALLSLLGTLAITLVSYIKIISTVMHFPSAQGRQKAFSTCTSHIIVVSITYGSCIFMYVTPMWSGGLDLSKTVAVLNTVMSPLLNPFIYSLRNRQVQEAVRKAIGQSAVFCKDPSI, from the coding sequence ATGGAGAACCGAACTGCGGTGGTGGAGTTCATTCTCTTGGGTTTCACCAATGACCGCCGCCTACAGCTCCTGATTTTTGTGGTGCTCCTAGTCGCTTATCTCTTTACCATCGCAGGCAACATTCTTATCGTCTCTATCACCCTGGTGGACCGGCGTCTCCAGAGCCCCATGTACTACTTCCTCCAGAACTTCTCCCTCCTGGAAATCAGCTTCACCTCTGTTATCATCCCAAAAGCACTGGCCAACATGGCATTAGGCGGTCAAACCATTTCTTTAACTGGGTGTTTTGCTCAATCCTTTCTCTATTTTATCCTGGGGACCACCGAGTTCCTTCTGTTAGCAGCCATGTCCTTTGACAGATACGTGGCCATCTGCAACCCTCTGCAATACACAGCCATCATGAGTGGTCAAGTCTGCACTCTCTTGGCTTTGGGCTCCTGGATTGGAGGAATATTGATTATTATTGCTCCAACGATTGTACTGTTCCAGTTGCCTTTCTGTGGCCCGAATGTGAttaaccatttcttctgtgatagCACACCATTGATTAAGCTTGCTTGTGCAGACACACGGCTCATAGAGTGCATAAGCTTCATCACAGCTCTGCTTTCACTGCTGGGCACTCTAGCAATCACTCTTGTGTCCTACATCAAGATCATCTCCACCGTGATGCACTTCCCATCTGCCCAGGGGAGGCAGAAAGCTttctccacctgcacctctcacaTCATCGTGGTCTCCATCACCTACGGGAGTTGCATCTTCATGTATGTCACACCTATGTGGAGTGGCGGGCTGGACCTCAGCAAGACTGTGGCTGTTCTCAACACGGTGATGTCTCCTCTGCTCAATCCCTTCATATACAGCCTGAGGAACAGGCAAGTTCAGGAGGCAGTGAGGAAAGCCATTGGCCAGAGTGCAGTGTTTTGTAAAGACCCCAGTATTTAA
- the LOC116824982 gene encoding olfactory receptor 6T1-like, protein MANQTWVTEFILLGFPNLWVLQVLLFIVLLLTYVLTVTGNLVILVLTLSDQRLHTHMYFFLGNLSFLELVLTTVIIPKLLSGLLAGRVTISFASCMTQSYIYFLLGTTDFFLLAVMSFDRYQAICNPLRYEAIMSSKVCAQLVLGSWIGGFLCVLFPTAMLTRLTFCGPNTIDHFFCDSWPLLQLSCSDTRLLERVDFVLSSFVLLSSLAFTMISYTYIISTILRIPSSSERRRAFSTCSSHLTVVVMVYGSSIFLYVRPSWGESLLLNKVAATLSCIVTPLLNPFIFSLRNDKVKEVLQDAFRQHKVKFSQRV, encoded by the coding sequence ATGGCAAACCAAACTTGGGTGACAGAATTTATTCTCCTGGGGTTCCCCAATCTATGGGTGTTGCAGGTCCTGCTCTTCATTGTCCTCTTGTTGACGTATGTGCTTACAGTAACCGGAAACCTGGTCATTCTCGTGTTGACACTGAGTGACCAGAGACTCCACACCCACATGTATTTCTTTCTGGGGAACTTGTCCTTTCTGGAGCTAGTGTTAACCACAGTCATCATCCCAAAATTGCTGTCGGGCCTCCTTGCTGGGAGAGTCACCATCTCCTTTGCTAGCTGCATGACCCAGTCCTATATCTACTTCCTTTTGGGAACCACCGATTTCTTCCTCCTGGCTGTCATGTCCTTTGACCGTTACCAAGCCATCTGCAACCCGCTGCGGTATGAAGCCATCATGAGCAGCAAAGTCTGTGCCCAGCTTGTCCTGGGTTCCTGGATAGGTGGCTTCCTGTGTGTCCTCTTCCCGACTGCTATGCTAACTAGGTTGACCTTCTGTGGGCCCAATACTATTGACCACTTCTTTTGTGATAGCTGGCCCCTCCTGCAGCTTTCCTGCTCTGACACCCGACTCCTCGAACGGGTGGATTTTGTGCTGTCCTCCTTTGTGCTGCTAAGCTCCTTGGCATTCACCATGATCTCGTACACCtacatcatctccaccatcctgaggatACCATCCTCCTCAGAGAGGCGGAGAGCCTTCTCTACCTGCTCTTCCCACTTGACTGTGGTGGTGATGGTGTACGGCAGCTCCATATTCCTCTATGTCAGGCCATCATGGGGAGAGTCTTTGCTTCTCAATAAAGTGGCTGCGACCTTGAGTTGCATTGTGACACCTTTGCTGAACCCCTTCATTTTTAGCCTCAGGAATGACAAGGTGAAGGAGGTTTTGCAGGATGCTTTCCGGCAGCATAAGGTGAAATTTTCCCAGAGGGTGTGA
- the LOC116824997 gene encoding olfactory receptor 6M1-like, with product MEIFLFVLFLMFYLVTLSGNLVIISITLADYRLRTPMYFFLWNFSFMEILFTSITVPKLLSGLLFGRRIISFTSCMVQSFFYFFLAVTEFLLLAVMSFDRYVAICNPLRYTVIMNSHVCSVLVFGAWTGAFLYVLGPLSAVAKVPYCGPNGVNHFFCDITPLVKLSCKDTHVLESAIFIMASVLILSSLVVTAVSYMYIITTVLRTPMAQGRKKAFSTCTSHITVVSIVYSTHIYMHVRPIESSSLELNKVVALLTSVVTPSLNPFIYTLRNEQVKKALKEAVAQNKVFLFYKKFIP from the coding sequence ATGGAAATCTTCCTCTTCGTTCTCTTCCTCATGTTCTACCTGGTCACCCTCTCAGGCAACCTGGTCATCATCAGCATCACCTTGGCTGACTACCGGCTCCGAacccccatgtatttcttcctgtgGAACTTCTCCTTCATGGAGATCTTGTTCACTTCCATCACGGTGCCCAAGCTCCTCTCCGGTTTGCTCTTCGGGAGGAGGATCATCTCCTTCACCAGCTGCATGGTACAAAGCTTCTTCTACTTCTTCCTGGCAGTGACAGAGTTCCTCCTTCTGGCCGTCATGTCCTTTGACCGATATGTTGCCATCTGTAACCCACTGAGATACACAGTCATCATGAACAGCCACGTCTGCTCTGTGCTTGTCTTTGGGGCCTGGACTGGGGCCTTCTTGTATGTCCTTGGACCACTCAGTGCTGTCGCCAAGGTACCCTACTGTGGCCCCAATGGGGTCAACCACTTCTTCTGTGACATTACACCACTGGTTAAATTGTCCTGCAAGGACACCCATGTCCTGGAGTCAGCCATTTTCATCATGGCGTCAGTGCTTATCCTGAGCTCCTTGGTGGTGACGGCAGTGTCCTATATGTACATCATCACCACGGTGCTCAGGACCCCTATGGCTCAGGGCAGAAAAaaggccttctccacctgcacctctcacaTCACAGTGGTCAGCATCGTCTACAGCACCCACATCTACATGCATGTCCGCCCCATTGAAAGCAGCTCCTTGGAGCTCAACAAGGTGGTGGCCTTGCTGACCTCTGTGGTGACACCATCCCTCAACCCCTTCATCTACACCCTCAGGAACGAGCAGGTCAAAAAGGCCCTGAAGGAGGCTGTAGCCCAGAACAAGGTCTTCCTGTTCTACAAAAAGTTCATCCCTTAA